In Lepus europaeus isolate LE1 chromosome 19, mLepTim1.pri, whole genome shotgun sequence, the genomic window CCCATgaggcacatgtgtgtgcacagcaccccacagccacacacacacacacacacacactctgacctCTCCCAGCCCTGATAGACACCTGGTGGCAGAGGCCACGCGCACATGCACAGGTGGGAAGAGAGAAAGCGCCAGCAAGCCAGGGAACAGGCCAGGGTCATGGTCACAACCCCCGCACCAGACATTGCCACAGACAGTGTCGCACAAACACGCATCAGCGCCCCGGCAGGAAATGGGCCCACCCGCGGTTCCACAAACATCCTCCGCGTGAGGTCACGCGCCCACCCGGCCCCTCGGAGGTCTGACCctcacagcacacacagggcCAGCGGGTTGCACCCAGTCTGACCTCACGCCTCCCCAACACCCGAGCCTGGAGAGTCCCATGTGGGCCACAGACTGCAGCGACCCTGTCACACCCAGACACTGGCACACCCAGGGTCCCAGACGCAGACACACCTCCCGGctctgcccggcccagccctgcccacggcCTCAGGCTCCCAGCCCTGAGATGCTGCCGCCCACCTGCCCGCTCTGGTTGAGCTGGCGGCTGGCGGGCAGGGGCTCAGGGGTTTGTGGGCTCAGTACCTTCCGCCACCGGGTGCGCGTGGACCCTGCCCTGACACTCCGGCCTGCTGGGTGGCCTGGCTCCATTGGGACaagcccgcccccccccccccccactgtagaccgcagaggcagggctggggtgcggGTGCCCCGCTCCctcgccagccccgcccctcctctgGCCGGGGGAAGTGGTGGGGGGAGCTTGGGTTCCGGCTGGATCCCCAGCTTCTTGCCAGGCCCccacggggcagggggcaggaagcGGCTGGGGTGGCGGGGAGGCCAGCTcggccttcctgcccctcccgTCACCACGGGCCTGGGACAGGgtcggctgggggtggggggtggggcagcctgGGCGCCAGTACCTGTGAGTTTGAGGCTTGTGGAACCAGCGACTACAGCGCGGTCCCCTCCGTGTGTCTGCGTGCCGCCTTTGAGGTGGGCTCGGCACCCTGGCACAGCGGGTCTGGCCAGACTGTGTGCAAGAAACGCATCACAAAGTGGGGTGGCTGTGTGTCCGAATTGCCCCTCAGCATCTTCCTGGCTCAGCGCGGGGTGTAAATTGGTGTGTTCTGTGCAAGCTTGACTTGAAATGTGGTGTTGCTGTGTTTCTTACACAGCTGTGTGTGACGACTGCCACGGTGTGCAGTGTCTGGGCACACCTGGTGAGCCAGGCGCCCACTGGAGTGCGTGGGAGCAGGTGGTGCCGCGTCTTGAAGCCTGACTGTGGGCTGGTGGCTGGGCTGTGTTGTGGGGGCTCTGACGGGCGTCGCCTGTGAGGGCCAGGAGTGCCCGAGTGCCCGTGCGGCTGCCCTGCCTGCTGGTGTTTGTAGGGGAGGAGGCGTCATCCTGTGACGCTCGCTGGCCTCTGTGCTGAGTGGAGGCTGTGTCTGCGGCGCGTGTCCCCTTGCCGGCTGGTGCCACGCTGGCTTGGGGCTGGCTGCggcagtgggcagggcaggggctgtggtgggcattggCCCTGCGCCCAGCCCTCGGTATAAATAACCCTGGGCTGCCTGTGGCTGTGTTTACTCTACCCCAGCCCGGGGGCGGCCGCAGCCCAGCaggtcctgggggcgggggtgaccaggccacagcacagacatTTCCCCCTGGCCAGAAAAGTCCCACAGCCTCACCGCACCCCTCCTGGGTGGGGGCAGTGACCCTCGTTCTGCACTGCCAGGGGCCACCAGTGCAGCTGACCTggacgtgcctgggaggcagacggAGGCTGGGAACAGGGCGCAGACCAGGAGACGGGCAGGGGGAGGGATAGGAAAAAATGAGGGCCGAGACCAGGGTAGGAGGGGAGGCTCCAGTGGAGCAAGGGATGGGGGTCAGAGACCGACAGAAACTCAAGAGACCAGCAACCGAGAATGACAaaggtgggagaggcaggggcccaggaaccaggagtggagaggcaggcacagggggaggggagatgctgacagccagagaggggcagggggaggggcaggcgagAGGCAGAGGAGCCACAGAAAGGGGAGAGGACAGCAGCCAGCACAGGGGCACAGGGATGCGAAGCGGCTTCGGCTTTGGCGGAACACCGGAGGGACACAAGGAGGTGTCAGTTGCTGAGGGCGGGGCCGGGACAGTCGCCACGGGGGTGGGGGCCGGATGCCCACAAAGGGGCTGTCCCCAGCAACCAGCCTCCCTGACTCACTCTCTCCGCCCACCCCAAGCCCAAGtggcgctggggggggggggcacagggtGGGCTGCTCGgagtctcctcctctcttcctgtctccccttCTGATCCCCGTCCCTGGGACGGCTCCACCTCTGTCCCGGCCAGACGCTCCCGTCTGGACCATCTGACTAACCCTAACTCTGACTCAACTGCTgtctcttgtttctttttaaaaaaaaaaaaacacgtaacAAATTTATGATGGCACAGTAGAACAAAGATTTAATGACCAGATGACAGACCATGCGTGCTCCCCCATGTCGGGTGCCAGCACCGCTCCTGCGTGATGACGTCCCTGTGCCGCGCTCATCTTCCCCAGCGCAGCCTCTGTGGTCCCTGACCAGGCAGGCCCCTGCCTCACCCCACCTGGACTCCTCCTGTCTCCCCGTCCCGGACGGCTCTAGCACCTTCGTTCCCACCCGTCTGCCTCTTTGGGTCCGAGGCCTTGAGTAAGCAGCCCCTCCACGCTGGGCCTCCCCTGACCCACCTGCAACGTGGAGCTGGGGGTCCCTAGGCTGTTGGCCGCCTGGAGGAGTCCCCGTGGTGCggtgccagacacctggctcagGGATGCTGGGAACTTCCCTGGGCCAGGTACCCCCTCTGAGCCTCCCGATGCAGCCACCTACCCCTCGCTGTCCACCTTAGCTCCTGGAATCAAGGTGGGCCCAGGCCAGAACAGTGGCCCAGGAAGGGTTCTGGGAGTCTGTCTGGCCTGGCCAGGGTGCCACCGTTCTGTCTCACAGGAAGCGGGGgtccccaggcccagctcagctAACGGCTGGCTTATGTGGCCCACTCCCCCAGCGGCCGCCAGTTCCCCCTCTGCTGGGGGACCAGAGGGGTGTGGGTCATGGGAAGGCAGGACGCCTGGGTTCCCACAGGCCGGTGGCTGAGTCACCAGGCGGCCATCTGGCTCCCATTAGCCTAGGGCggcagggggctcctggggcGGGTCCTGtggctggctgggggcagggaggcggggGCAGGCTGTGTGGGATGACTCAGGCCCGTGATAACAGCCTGCACGTATTTGGGGAGTGTAAACAGGAGGGAGAAGGAGCGGAGGAAGTGAAGGAAGGGAAAATTGTGGCTGGGCAGAGGGGGGTTTGTGGGGGCTGTGAAAGGggagcccccagggctgcccacccctccccagcctgggtcctgggtgagACATGGGAGCCGTGCAGCCaggcttgggggtggggaagcctaCAGCTCAGAGAGATAAAGGCTGAGACCAGAGGGACACAGACAGCCCATGGCTGGGAGAGAACTGGAAACCACAGACAGAAAAGCACAGGCCCAGGAGatggggacacagcagagagcaggagctgCGCGAGACTGAGGGCACCACGGACGCCACCTGAGTGGAGCGAGACGTACACGGGGCCAGCAGCGAGCGCCCGGCCTCAGTCCAGCGGAGGACTTTCATACTGGGCCCGAGGCAGAGGGACAGTGActtgggaagagggagaagggcagGGACGCAGGACAAAGGGCGGTGGGGCTGAGGCAGGCGCAGAACGAGCCAGGGTGTGGGGGAGCCGGCCGACGCCCCTGTGGGGTCGGTCCCGGGGCTGCCCGCGGCAGCAGCCTCGCCAGGGGAGCGGACAGTGATGCCGTCAGTCGCCGtccagctctgggctgggggcgTCCTCGGGCTCCTCCTCATCAAAGTAGCGCTCCTCCTCGTCCCGGGCCACGATGTCCAGGTTGTCCAGGTCGGGGTTGTCGTCCACTGTGCTGTGAAGGGAGGAAGCTCTGTCGGCGCTGACCTTGAAGGGGGACGTCAGGCCCAGCATCTTCTAAGTCACGTTTTATATAAAAAGTCTGCTTTCTCAAACGACTGGAGACCGTGGTGACATGGGGCCCACATTCCCAAGGCAGGCAGGGGTTTCCAACAGGACAATTTTGCCTCCTAGGGCACTGCTGCTCCTggcagtgggcagaggccagggacacTGCTCAACACCCTGCCACACACAGGTCCATAGGattcccagcagcccccagctcagctccccgccccccacacccAGGGAGACCCCCCTACCCCAGCCTACAGCCACCCCGCCCCGCAGGTTTCCTGCAACTGCTGTGACCTCTCGGGAACACAGGTCCCCTCCTCACAGAGCCTTTCCAGCCCTGCGTTAGTTCTCGTCTCTCGTTGGAGGGCCCTGTTCTGTCTGGGCAGGAAAGCCTCGCCCTGGTCTTGGTCCCTGCTTTACCCCAGCGCCTGGACAGGGCAGTCGCCCAGCACACACGGGCTTGGTGTGTGGACGAGGACACAGTGGAGCCACTGCTGCCCGGCAGCTGCCCTCGCGCTCCCGACTTCCTCCCAGGCACCTGGTCTGGTGTCGCCCACCGAGGGGTGCCATGGCCTGGGCACCCTGCTGGAGGCTCTGGAGGCTGTGCTCTGGCTGGGCGCACatctggcacacacacacacacacacccgcagcTGGGATGCTCTGGTCCTCAGGTGCTGGCCATGGCCAGGCCCTGTGGTGGAGACCACGAGCCCCATTTCAGAGGGGCCCAGGTTGGCACACCTGCTCCGGGCTACAGGTCTGGTGTTCCGACCACTAGGCAGGACTGGCTCAGCTGACAAAACCACCTCTCTCTGACTGACAAATCATTCTCCCGTGTCCTTTGGCCTGGTGGTCTGGGTGGAGAAATGAACACCTGGCACTGTGGACCCACAGGCCCCTGTGTGCTAACCCTGCAGGGTGTCCCCTGGGTCTGACCAGGCTGCAGGGCACAAGGCTGCTCCAAGGCGGCCACGCCTCCTCCTCCGGCTGAGACGCCTCACCagggcctcccagcccctggggacaggtgtgtgcgGGGGTGGGTAGGCCGGAGTGGGAGCCGGCCCGGGAGCACCTGTAGTCGAAGTCGCCGTCCTTGCCGTCCAGGAAGCGCTGGTACATGCGGCTGGTGAACTCTTCCCGCAGGATCAGCCTCTCCTCCGAGTCGGGGACCCAGGCCTCCGAGTCTCTGCCCGACTGCTGGTCTGCGGAGGGACAGCACGGCGGGGGGTGAGCAGCGCATggggcagctgctgcctccctccagggGACATCGTCCGTCACAACGCGCCAGGGACCAGACTGGAGGcctcagggtggggagggagtgcTGAGGGCTCAGGTGCGGGCCAGGCCTGCGGCCGGGTGTCTGGATGCTGGGTCCCCCTGCTCCTATCCCTCACCTTCCTCGTCActgtcctcctcctcttcctcttcctccaggcaggcctcctcttcctcctgctgctggAGCAGCCGCTGCTGCAGCTCCCGCTCCTGGTAGGACTGGAGCAGCAGGTCAGACAGTGGGCAGGCGGGTGTGCCGGGGGCACCTGGCTTGGGGGGCTGGATCGGGGCACGGGCGCTGAGCTCCTCCTCGGTGAGGTACTGCCCGATGTACTGCTCGTACAGCAGGGGAGCCCGGAGCCGCATCTGCTCATCACTGAAGTACTCCCCCCCTGCATGGAGAGAGTGTGTCTGAGTGGACATGTCCGTGCGTGCACGTTCAGGTACAGAAAAACCACAGGGCCTGATGTGTGGGGCACGCATctgcgcatgtgtgtgtgaccGGGCCTGCAACCACCTGTGTGTTCACGCATCCAAGCGTGTGTACAAGGGCAGGCCTGGGTTCATCATGGCCTCTGAGGCACCAGGGCTCTGTGGCCCATGGACAGCTGTGCCTGGCCTGGGCGGGTGTGTGTGCAGTCACAGGTACCTGTGTCTGGGAGTTGGTGTGTGGGGCAGTGCAGGCAGAACGTATGTGCGCACAGCCATGTGGATCTGGGATCAGGTCTACAGACCTTAGGGTCTGCCCCTCAGGGTgtcccagctggctgcaggccCCAGATCTGACCTCTGCAGCCCCCTGCAGGTGGGCCTGGCTTGAACACTGCGGGTAACAACTATACCTGTCCCTGGCCCCCCACTCACTGGTGCTAGCCCAGGACCAAGCACCTGCATAGCATCCTGGCTCTTGCAGCACCGGGGTCTGGGCCTGTCCCCGTCCTGCTCACTCCCTCAATCCTGCTCTCTCACTCCcattgctgtttcttttttcttttcttttcttttttttttttttttgacaggcagagttagagagagacagagaaaaaggtcttccttctgttggttcacccccccaaaatggccgccacagccagcgcgctacaccgatccaaagccaggagccaggtgcttcctcctggtctcccatgtgggtgcagcgcccaagcacttggaccatcctccactgccttcctgggccatagcagagagctggactggaagaggagcaaccgggacagaatccggtgccccaaccaggactagaacccggggtgccggcgccacaggtagaggattagccaagtgagctgcggcgccggccatcccatTGCTGTTTCTGGCATCTTCTACCAAATGGTTTCTATTCCTCtttttccctccatctctcttgcCTGCTGTCAGTTTCTGCCACTCAACCCCACCTCACTCACCCCTCCTTTGTCACCCTTGTTCCTCACCGACAGTCCCTCCGCAGCTGGGCCTTCCCCTGACTGGCCCTGACTAGCTCTGCCGTGCTCATGTCCGTCTGTTAACTCTGCTCGCTCTGTCTGTGGCCACAAAGACACTCCTAGTTAAGTGGTCAGGAAGGCAGCAGTGTCTCCTTCATGGCTGTCACCGTGTCTTGCTTAAGACATCCGcaagggggttggcgctgtggcacagtgggttaagccaccacctgtagcaccCAATAtggagtcccactgctccacttcagatccagctccctgctgacggcctgggaaagcagcagcaggtgacccaaatgcttgggcccctgcacccacatgggagacctggaagaagctcctggcttcggtctggttcAGTTCCGagtgttgcagccttttggggagtggcccagcggatggaaaatgtctctctgtaactctgccttccaaataaataaatatttttaaaaaaacaaaaaaacaaaaacggcATCCCCAAAGGAATTGCCATTTGTTTGGAGTTTGGAATGCGGCTCATGCGCTGCCAGGCACACAGGTGGGCGGCGCTGTGTCCCGTGGCCTCGCCCACTGCTCTCAGATGCCACTGACGCCTTCTGCCTGTCGGCCCcactctctgctccctctctctgtgacttctcatttctgtggctctgcctgtaCCCCCGTCTCTGCCTCAAAGCCTCTCTCCTGGGATCTCGGGCCTGTGTCTGCCCCCATCTCCTTGTCTCTTCCTAACTCTGCCCTGATCCCCCCCTCCCGCTTCCCTCCCcggcctctctgctctcctcaccTTGGATGAGTTCACGCAGGGCGGCATAGCGCCGGTTGCGCAGGCGCGTGCGCAGGGTACGGGGCCTGGCACTGCCCTGCCGGGCCACCTCAGCGCAGTAGAAGTCCGCACGGTGGTCCCCACGCAGGTGGCCGAAGCAGGCCAGGTGCTCCTCGCGAAGGCCCGTGCGGAAGCGCTCCAGGAACACGAGTGGCTTCTCATGGTACAGCTGGCTCAGGATGGCCACCTTTTCCCGCTCGGTGAGGTCGGGCTCGCCCTGCTGCTGACTGCACACGGGCAGAGGGCCGGCAGCTACAGCGCGCAGCATCGCACTCACTGCCGGGTTCTCGGCACTGTCCAAGCTCCCCGACTCTCCTTCCACTGCCTCCACCTTGCCCTGGGGTCTGGGTGTGACTGGGGTCTGGCTCAGCTCCCCCCAGTGCCCAGGTCTGGGCTCCATGCGGCCTGTGAAGAGAGGAAGTGTTAGTttggtgtgggagtgtgggaaggggagaggctgggactcctcactcactgagcacctgctatatTCTGGACACGCCCACACCAGCCTACACGAGGGGTCGCTATTTTAGAGGGGCCAGATGGCTGATGGCCGACTGCCAGCATAGTTACTGAACACGCACAACGTGGTCCATGTTTCCCAGAGCCATATgctgaaaggaaggggaggaggaggagacaggggGAGGCTGTGGTTTTActtaaagttttattattaaaaaatgtattctcaCTTCCTGTGAAaagcagggaagggagaggaaggagatactgaagtcttccacctgtggttcactttccaaacaccTGGGCAAGGCTgaccgggagcctggaacttcgtctaggcctcccacgtgggcgggaggcagggacccaagtccttgagccatcaggacgcacagcagcagggagctggacccgaagccgagcagccaggacgtgaaccacgcactctggtgtgggatgccatTGTTCCAAGTGGTGACCTAACTGTTGAGCTAAACACCCAACCCCCAAATTTGTACCTGTTTATCTGAGAGGGAGACAAGACAGAGCccccatctcctggctcactgcccaaatgcttacaacagctggggcctggtCCGAGCccgagctgggagctgggacctcaatccagagctcccgtgtgggtggcaaggtaCAGCGCCTCCCGgagtctacatcagcaggaagccggggtcagccgcagagccaggactccgacCAGGAGTTCCAatgtgcagaatttttttttttttttgagatttatttattagaaaggcaaagaatgatctttcatcccctggttcactccccaaatggctgcagtagtcagagctgggacaggccaaaggcaggagcctggaactccatctgggtctcccacgagggtgcaggggcccaagcacttgggccatcctctgctccttccccaggtgcattagcagggcgctggattggaagtggagcaggtaggacacaaaccagcacccaatgggatgtcaggtgtcgcaggcagcggctGAACCCAGCacgccgtggtgccagcccccagatgttGGCTTCTTAACTGCAAGGTCAGATGCCTGCCCGTGAGactgcaatttaaaaaaagaggaggctTTGCCCGTAAGTGACATTTGAGTAGAGACCTGCGGTGAGGGATGTTGAAGTAAGATCGAGGCAGATGATCAGCCAGCGCAGAGGCCTCGGGCCACCTCACTGATTCACGCAAGTCTTTGCCTCTTGCTTGTTTACACAGACGCATTCACTAACCTGTCCCCTCCCTGGTCCTCTGTCTGCACTCGCACGCACGCCCACTGTGCGCACCCGGCCCTGAGCAGGCGAGGCCCAGCGTGCAGGGAGGAAcccggtgcagctcctgcccttgGGAGCACAGCTGGATGGGAGACAGTCCAGATCGAAGAGCACACAGGCAGAAACAGCAGGAAAGCTGAGCCCGGGGCAAACCCTGGTGAGAGCTGGCTCCCCAGAGGGAGCCGCGAGGACAAAGTAGAGACAGCTCCTTTAGCTGCTTGGCTGGGATGGGGATGAGGGGGTGATGCTTACAGGTGCAGGGGGTTTCACTGTGGCAAGAGAAGACAGCTGGAGCAGACAGGCTGTGGCCGAGGGGAAGGGAGAGTCGGGGCTGGGCAGCCACGTGGGGCCGAAGGGCAGGGGGTGAGGGAGGCATCCAGGACTAGGCCCAAGACAGGGTCacgggcaggaagcaggagctgtgGTGCATGAGAGGGGCCAGACACGGCGCGAGGACACGGCTAGGAAGGCGAGTGGGCGTTCAGCCTAGCGGCCAGAATTCCAGGTCCCATGTCGGGTGCTTCCTGggactgcagaccctgggaggcagtggtgagggctcgagtgactgggttcctgccaccccagagggggacctggatggttcctgctcctggcttccataaTGGCATCTGTTCCCAGccaatggatgggaactctctcgcTCTGTCCATCTTtctcaaatacacaaaaacaaGACAGTCTCCTCTTAACGCCTGGGACAGTTATCTTGGGGGAAACAAACAGGAGGGGTGTTTCCCAGGTGTGGTTTAGGGTCCAGGGGCGCCCGATGAAAACTCCAGTGTCTTTTGAgagcccctgtggaagacctgacACACCCCAAAGAGAAGGCAACGTGAGGATCAGCAGGGCTGGGAACGATGAGGCCACAGGCAAGGAATTCCGAGGCCGTCAGCGGCTGGGAGAGCAAAGaccagaccccaccccacccccagcccgcgGGCACGGCTGCCCCGCGGAACCCCGCGGAACACGTTGCAGACTTCCGGCCTCCAGGACCCTGAGACATGAGTTGGTGCGGATGAAGCCACCCAGTGGACGCTCGTTCGTTACAGCAGCCGCAGGGGACTGAGGGAGGCTGCAAGGGAGCCACCGGTCGCGCTCTGAATTCCCCGGGTGGTCTAGTGTGCGAGTGACAGGGCAGTGCTACGCGGAGAAGGCACGGAGACCTTGACCCGAGGCCCCCGATGAAAGCCCACGGCGGTGGGTGCGAGGCGCGGAAATGGAGGCAGCATGGGCAGCGAAGGTGGAGATTTTCTTTTTAGGGTTCAAGTTGTTTTTTAATTGTGTAAAGCTCCAAACACATAAAAGGGCCCGTGCCACGCTTCCGCCCACCTCCCATG contains:
- the CCDC97 gene encoding coiled-coil domain-containing protein 97 isoform X2, which codes for MEAVATAAASEADEGRMEPRPGHWGELSQTPVTPRPQGKVEAVEGESGSLDSAENPAVSAMLRAVAAGPLPVCSQQQGEPDLTEREKVAILSQLYHEKPLVFLERFRTGLREEHLACFGHLRGDHRADFYCAEVARQGSARPRTLRTRLRNRRYAALRELIQGGEYFSDEQMRLRAPLLYEQYIGQYLTEEELSARAPIQPPKPGAPGTPACPLSDLLLQSYQERELQQRLLQQQEEEEACLEEEEEEEDSDEEDQQSGRDSEAWVPDSEERLILREEFTSRMYQRFLDGKDGDFDYSGRQPRPGQPGHRGPGRGGALL
- the CCDC97 gene encoding coiled-coil domain-containing protein 97 isoform X1, with amino-acid sequence MEAVATAAASEADEGRMEPRPGHWGELSQTPVTPRPQGKVEAVEGESGSLDSAENPAVSAMLRAVAAGPLPVCSQQQGEPDLTEREKVAILSQLYHEKPLVFLERFRTGLREEHLACFGHLRGDHRADFYCAEVARQGSARPRTLRTRLRNRRYAALRELIQGGEYFSDEQMRLRAPLLYEQYIGQYLTEEELSARAPIQPPKPGAPGTPACPLSDLLLQSYQERELQQRLLQQQEEEEACLEEEEEEEDSDEEDQQSGRDSEAWVPDSEERLILREEFTSRMYQRFLDGKDGDFDYSTVDDNPDLDNLDIVARDEEERYFDEEEPEDAPSPELDGD